Sequence from the Nocardia brasiliensis genome:
CCCACGTCACCGGCGGTGGCCTGGCCGCCAACCTCGGCCGGGTGCTGCCCGCCGGCATGGTCGCCGAACTTGATCGCGGCACCTGGAACCCCGCGCCGGTGTTCAAGATGATCGCCCAGCGCGGCCGGGTCGAGCGGGCCGAGATGGAGAAGACGTTCAACATGGGCGTCGGCATGGTCGCCGTCGTCGCACCCGAGGACGTCGACCGCGCGCTGGCCGTGCTCACCGCCCGCCACATCGAATGCTGGACCCTCGGTACCGTCAAGAAGGCCAAGGACTCCGACGCCCTGCGCGCCGTCCTGGTCGGCGAGCACCCGCGCTTCTGAGGTTCACCCGTCACTGCCCGGTTCGCAGCGGTCACGCCGTCGCGAACCGGGCAGTTTCTTTGTCTGCCTTGCCGATTCGCGGGTGTTGTCGAACCAGCCGCGCTCGGGAAACGTCCAGCCGTCGAGCGGGATCGCGAAATCAACACAGCGTCCCGCATCGCGAGGATGCGGGACGCCGGTGTGATGTAAGGCTTTTCGGCGGAGGCCGTCGACACTTGGCAACGGCTGAAGGGGGAGGCACGCGACCTCCCCCTTCATGCGTTGCTTCGAGTCAGCGGCGCCAGTCGTCGTAGTCGTCCTCTTCCCAACGGGTAGAGGACTCGTCCGCGTTGTGCTCATCGGACAGCACACCACTCCGTTGGGAGTTGGGGCTGCCCGAAAGCTCGCGCTGAAGGCTCGCGAAGTCGCTCGGCGGGCTGCTGTACTTCAGCTCGCGTGCGACCTTGGTCTGCTTTGCCTTAGCCCGGCCACGGCCCATGGCTGACCCCCTCGCGTCACTGCGGGGCGGCCTGGGGTTTGGTTGGCGGCCCCGTTCGAATTAATACTCTTCCTGACAGACACTTTAGCGTGTGTCCGGCGGTCTCGCTTCCAGGAGTGCCTGAAGAACTCCCGAAGAGGTTCCGTTTGCCCGGTTGTCGCCCTTGACCGGGGCGGCTACAGCACTCCCGGAATCGCTCGGATCACGCCGACGCGGGCGCCGCCGCCGAGCACCGCGGGGGCCGCCAACTCGGCGTGCGCGTCGGTCCAATCCACCCCGATTCGATGCAAAATGGCCAGCGTCAGGGGCATTCGAGCGCGGTCGTGGCCGTCGTCGATCTTGTAGGCGAAGGCGGTGCCGTCGGGTAGCGCGCCCGCGTGCACACCGTCCGCGCCGATCTTGCAGACGAGTCCGGGGGTGGCCTGCATAGCTAACAAATCGGGTGCGTTCGTGCCCGAAATCACTCGCGGATGGGCGCGGATGGCGTCGGCGACGCGCCGCTCGGGCGCGTCGGGCGCGGCGGTGGCCATGGTCGCGAACACCCGGGCCAGGTTCACCAGCGAGACCGGGATGATCGGCAGACCGCAGCCGTCGATGCCGAGATCGGTCTCGGGCTCGCCGGTCAGGTCGGCGACGGTGGCGATGACCGCCTGCTGCAGCGGATGCGCGACATCGAGGTACCCCTCGGTCGGCCAGCCGTTGATCGCGCAGGTCGCCAGCATCGCGGCGTGTTTGCCGGAGCAGTTCATGTAGATCCGGCGCGGTTCCTGTGGCCCGGACAGCACGGCGGCGCGCGCCTTGTCGTCGACCGGCAGGTCCGGCGGGCATTCGAGGGCCTTCTCGTCGAAGCCGAACCGGTCGAGCAGCCTGCGCACCAGCGCGACGTGATCGGGCTCGCCGTAGTGCGATGCGGTCGCGATGGCCAGCTCGGCGTCGTCGAGCGGCTCGAAACCGTGGCGCAGCAGGGTGATCGCCTGCATCGGCTTGTTGGTGGAGCGCGGGAAGATCGGCAGATGCACCTCGCCGAGGGCCAGGGTCGGCTCGCCCGCGGGATCGAGGATGACGGCCGAGCCGCGGTGCACGCACTCCCGAAAACCGGAGCGGACTACTTCGACCAGATCCACACTCACAGCTGCGCTCCCGTGTCGAGTTCGACGGCGTGCCGGTCGGCGACGCCGGTATCGGTGGCCAGGCTCGCTCGGCGCCGTTCGGCGTTCGCGTGCCTGCGCGTATGGCGCTCGATCTGCATGCGTACGTCGTCGGAGATGGTCGGTTCCGCGGCGAGCAGGATGGCGAGCAACTCCGGATCGTGGCCGGTGAACAGGTCGCGGACGGTGACGCCGTGCTCGGGCACGTGCCGCACGGTCACCGTGTCGCCCGCGCCGATCGTGCCCTCGGTGAGCACTCGGAAATAGGCGCCGGTGTCGCTGCGCAGCGTGAACCGCTTGACCCACTGGGCTTGCCCGCTCCAGTGCTGGAACGTCGCGCACGGCACCCGCGGCGCGCTCACCTCGAGCAAGGTGTCGCCGATGCTCAGGCGGGCGCCGAACACCGCGTCGCTGATCGGCAACCCGGATATGCGCAGGTTCTCGCCGAACCAGCCGACGGGCAACTCCCGGCCGAGTTCGCCTGCCCAACGCCGGGCGTCCTCGTCGGCGTAGGCGTAGACCGCCTGGTGCACGCCGCCGTGGTGGTCGGTATCGCAGACGTGGTCGCCGTCGAGGCCGAGCGCGCGCACGGGCACCCGGCCCGGCCGGGGCCGCTTGTCGATGGCGGAACGGCCGACCCGGGTCGGCACCTCGATCTCGGCATGCACCACGCACACCGCGAGCACCTCACCGGTATCACCGGATCGCATGGGCAGCCCTTTCGTGGTGTGGTGGCAGGACGGTCGGGGCGGACGCGGCGCCGCCGAGCAGGCGCGCGGGCACGTGCCTTGCGCCCGTTCGGAATTCGATGATCATCGCTCGGTTCAGCGGCCGCGCAGCCGATCGACGGCGAGCCTGCCCGCCTGCGGTGCGTCGTCGGCGGGCACCGAATCGGGGTCGATGGACGCGGCGGTCGGACCGGCCGTGAGCTGGGCATCCACCGGGATCGTGCGTTTGATCAGCGCGAGCGCGATCGGGCCGAGTTCGTAGTGGTCGATCACCGTGCCCAACCGGCCGACGGCCCGGCCGCCCGCGGTGACGTCGTCGCCAGGCGCCGGCCGCTCGTCGGCGGAACCGTCGAGATGCAGCAGCACCAGATGGCGCGGCGGCTTGCCGAGATTGTGCACCCGCGCCACGGTCTCCTGACCGCGGTAGCAGCCCTTGTCCAGGTGGACCGCACCGTGCTCGGCGACGCCGCCGATCCAGCGGGCCTCGTGCGGGATGGTGCGCTCGTCGGTGTCGAGGCCCAGGCGTGGGCGCACGGCGGCGACCCGCAGCGCCTCGAAGGCCCACATACCGGCGGGCGCGGCGCCTGCCTCGGTGAGCAGCCGCCACCGGTCGGCCAGTTCCGCGCGGGGGATCAGCAGGTCGAACGAGTCGGCGCTCGGCCACGGCATCCGGCGCACGAAGCCACCGCCGGGCAGCGCGACGGCCTCGTAGACGCCGGGCACGGTGGTGATGCCGAGCGCCGCGAGCACCTCGGGCGCCTGCGGGCCGAGCAGACTCAGCACCGCGTGCTCGGACTCGACCGGTTGCGCGTCGGCCCAGAAGACCATCTTGCGCAGAAACTCCAGCAGGGCCGGGCCGCGGTCGCCCTCGGTGTCGATCCACACCGTGCCGTCGAGTTCGGTGAGCACGAAGTGGTTGAGCACCCGGCCGTTGAGGTCGAGGTCGAGGCTCTCCGCGGACTGTCCTTCGGTGAGGGCCGCGATGTGCTGGCTGGTGATGGTGTGCAGCCAGGTCAGGCGCTCGGCGCCGGCGATGCTCAGCACGAATCGGTGCGAGCGATCGACGACCGCGGCCCGCCGCACGGCGGTGCGCTGTTCACCGAGCGGGTCACCGTAGTGCCATGCCACCGCGGCATCAGGCGAGCCGGGTGCTCCCGCGACGGCTCCCGCGGTAGTGAGGACAGGGCTGGGCGCAACGACCACGGACACGTTTCCACTGTAGGCGGGCGCGGCCGCGGGTGCCTGAACCGGGGCTCGCGGACGGCGTTCCCGGTGGCTCGCGCGCGTCGGGTCGGCGGCGCGCTGAGGGCTCCGCACGACCCGCGGTAAAAGATGCGTCGAACTCTGCCGTGACCTCAGCGCGACCAACCAACACCGCCTAGTCTCGACGCATGGTAGATCGGGTTCTTGTCTCACTCGACGGCGCGGTCCGGGACGCGGACGCGCCGTTGGTGTATGCGGACGATATCGGCCTCCTGCGAGGCGACGGTATTTTCGAAACGGTGCTGGTGCGCGCGGGCAATCCTTGCGCGATCGAATTCCATCTAGGCAGGCTGCGCCGCTCGGCGCAGGCGCTCGATCTGCCGGAGCCGGAGCTCGGCCGGTGGCGCGCGGCGGTGGAGCGGGCCGCCAAGGAGTGGGGCGCCGACCGCGAGGGTGTGATGCGGCTGGTGCTCACCAGGGGGCGCGACTCGGAGCTGTCCGGGGTGGCGGAAAAGGTGACCTCCGGCGATCTCGCGGCCGCGGTGCCCGTGCCGACGGCTTACGTGCTGGTACTACCCGTGCCCGATCGGGTACAGAAGGCGCGTACCGAAGGCGTTGCGGTGGTGACCCTCTCGCGGGGCATCTCGATCGACCTCGCGCAGGCCGCGCCGTGGCAGTTGCTCGGCGCGAAGACGCTCTCCTACGCCTCCAATATGGCGGCGCTGCGTTTCGCGGCCAGGATGGGCGCCGACGACGTGATCTTCACCAGCACCGAGAACCGGGTGCTGGAGGGTCCGCGCTCGTCGGTGGTGATCGCGCGGGACAAGCAACTGCTCACCCCGCCCGCGAAAAACGGTGTGCTGCCGGGCGTCACCCAGCGCGCGCTGTTCGCCGAGGCGGAGAAGGCCGGTTGGGAGTGCACCTACAAGTCACTGTTCACCGCGGATCTGCTGACCTGTGACAGCATCTGGTTGCTCTCCAGCATCTCGCTGGCGGCGCGGGTGAATTCGCTGGACGGACTGCGGATGTCGGCGCCGGACAACGCCGCCGAGATCATCGAACTGGTGGATCGCGGCATCGAGCGAGCGGGTGCCATCGGCGACTGGTGAGGACCACCTCGTGGCGTTCGGTTGACTGCCCGCAACCGGCGCCGAGGGGTGATCTGCGTCTAACCGCGGCGCGGTCCGGCGTGCCCGAGCTCGGAAAATGCCTGCTCGCGGCCGAAAGTCCCGGTGTGTCGTGGCCTACGCCGCATTGCTCGATCCTGCCTCCGGCGTAGTCTTACTACGACATGTCGTAGACCGGCAGGAGGTTCAAAGGTGAACGCGCTGGACATCTCGCGATGGCAGTTCGGCATCACGACCGTCTACCACTTCCTGCTGGTGCCGCTGACCATCGGCCTCGCGCCGCTGGTCGCCGCCATGCAGACCGCGTGGGTGATCACCGGCAAGGAGCACTGGCTCCGGCTGACCAAATTCTTCGGCAAGCTGTTCCTGATCAACTTCGCCCTCGGCGTCGCCACCGGCATCGTGCAGGAATTCCAGTTCGGCATGAACTGGAGCGAATACTCCCGCTTCGTCGGCGACGTGTTCGGCGCACCGCTCGCGCTGGAGGGCCTGGTCGCCTTCTTCATGGAATCGACCTTCCTCGGCCTGTGGATCTTCGGCTGGTCCCGGCTACCGAAACTCGCGCACCTCGCCGCGATCTGGATGGTCGCCATCGGCGTGAACGCCTCGGCGTATTTCATCGTCGCCGCCAACTCGTTCATGCAGCATCCGGTCGGGGCGCGGTTCAACCCGGAGACCGGCCGCGCCGAATTGGAGAGCATCGTCGCGGTGCTCACCAACAACACACTGCTGGCGGCCTTTCCGCACGTGGTCGCCGGATCCTTCGCCACAGCGGGCACTTTCGTCGCCGGTATCGCGGGCTGGTGGATGGTGCGCAAGGCGCGCACCGGAGACGCCGCCGAAATCGCCGAGGCCCGCGGCATGTGGCGGCCCGCCGCGCTGGTCGGCATCTGGGTGATGCTGATATCGCTCGGCGCCCTCTTCATCACCGGTGACACGCAGGGCAAGCTGATGTTCGAGCAGCAGCCGATGAAGATGGCCTCGGCGGAATCGTTGTGCCACACCGCGACCGACCCGGACTTCTCCATTCTCACGGTCGGCACGCACAACAACTGCGACAGCGTCGTCCACGTGCTCGAGGTGCCCGGCGTGCTGCCCTACCTCGCCAAAGGCAAGTTCAGCGATGTCACCCTGCCCGGTGTCGTCGACCTGCAGCAGGAGTACAACGCGAAGTTCGGAGTCGGCGACTACCGGCCCAACCTGTTCGTCACCTACTGGTCCTTCCGCGCCATGATCGGCCTCGCCGCCGGCTCGGCCCTGCTGGCACTGGCAGGCCTGTGGCTCACCCGGCGCGGCCGGGTGCCGAACCAGCGCTGGTTCGGCTGGCTCAGCCTGCTCGCCATTCCGACACCGTTCCTGGCCAACAGCGCGGGCTGGGTGTTCACCGAGATGGGCAGGCAGCCATGGGTTGTCGCGCCCAATCCGACCGGCGACCCGAACCTGCGGCTGACCGTGCAGCAGGGCGTGTCCGATCATTCGCCAGGTGTGGTGCTGTTCTCGCTGATCACCTTCACGCTGCTGTACGGCGCGCTCGCCGTGGTCTGGTTCTACCTGATGCGGCGTTACGTGGTGCACGGACCGGATCGGCCCGCCGCGAGCCCGCCCACCGGCTCGGGGCCGGACAAACCCGCCGGACCGGCCGGTGGCTCCGGCGAAGAGCCTGCCGTCGAACAACTTTCGTTCGCCTACTAGGAGCCGACGATGAGTCTGCAAGAGTTCTGGTTCGTGCTGATCGGGGTGCTGTTCACCGGGTACTTCGTGCTGGAGGGCTTCGACTTCGGCGTCGGCATGCTGATGCCGATCCTCGGCAAGGGCTCCGATACCCGAAGGCGGGTGGTGCTCAATACGATCGGGCCGGTGTGGGACGGCAACGAGGTCTGGGTGATCACCGCGGGCGGCGCGATGTTCGCCGCGTTCCCCGAGTGGTACGCCAGCCTGTTCTCCGGCTTCTACCTGGCGCTGCTGTTGCTGCTGGTGGCCTTGATCCTGCGGATCTGCGCGATCGAGTACCGCGGCAAGATCGACGACCCGCGCTGGCGGGCGCGCTGTGACCTCGGCATCGGAATCGGTTCCTGGATACCGGCATTCGCGTGGGGCTGGGTCTTCGCGAACGTGGTGCGCGGCGTGCCGTTGAACGAGAAGAAGCAGTTCGCGGGCTCGGTATGGGACCTGCTCGGTCCCTACGCACTGCTCGGCGGACTCACCACCGGACTGCTGTTCGCGTTGCACGGCGCGGTCTTCCTCGGCTTGAAGACCGGCGGCGAGGTGCGCAGCGATGCCCAGCGCACCGCCAAGCTCTTGCTGGCGCCCGCCGCCGCGGTGGTCGGTGGCTTCGGTGTGTGGACCCAGCTGGCCTACGGCACCGGGTGGACGTGGATCGCGTTGGGGCTTGCCGTGTTCGGCCTCGTCGCCGCGTCCGTCGCGGTATACGCGGACCGGGACGGCTGGGCCTTCACCGGCACCGCCGTCACCGTGGCGGCGGCCACGGCGCTGCTGTTCGGGTCGCTGTTCCCGAACGTGCTGCCCTCCACCATCGATGCCGCGTTCGACCTGACCATCCACAACGCGTCGTCCACGCCGTACACGCTGAAGGTGATGAGCTGGGCGGCAGTCGTGGTCACACCGGTGGTACTGCTCTACCAAGGTTGGACGTACTGGGTGTTCCGCAAGCGGATCACCGTCGACCACATCCCCGCGCCCATCGGGCTTTCCTTGAAGGACTGAGCTCATGGCTCGACCGCCTGTCGACCCGCGCCTGTGGCGGTACGCCCGCTCGGCTCGCCGCTACCTGGTGCTGAGTGTGCTGCTGTCGCTGGCGATCACCGGATCGATCGTCGTCGCGGCGGTCCTGCTCGCCCGGGTGCTGGCCGGGGTGATCACCGAGCCCGGCCAGCGCACGCTCGGCGCGTGGGGCACCGAAATGCTGCTGCTCGCAGTCGTAATCGGTATCCGCGTGCTCGCCACCTGGTGGCAGGCGCGCCTCGGCCACCGGGCCGGCGCCGGGGTGGTCGCGGAGCTCGAGACCGCGGTGCTGATCGCGGGCGCGCGACTGCCGCCCCGCGAACTCGAAACCCGCCGAACAGAACTCGCGGTGGTCGTCGGCACCGGGTTGTCCGGGTTGCGCGGCTACCTCACCGGATACCTGCCCGCGCTGCTGCTCGCAGTGCTCGTGCCACCGATCGTGCTGGCGGTCATCGCGGTGCACGACCCGATCTCGGGTTTGATCGTGGTCGTCACCCTGCCGCTCATCCCGATCTTCATGATCCTCATCGGTCTGCTGACCAAGGGGCGTGCCGAAGCGACCCTGGCCGCGACCACCCGTCTGTCCGGCCAGCTACTCGACCTGTTCGCCGGGATGCCCACGCTGCGGGCGCTGGGGCGCGAAACCGGTTCCGGGGGAACTGGTTCGGGGGAGGTGAAGCTGGACGCCGCCCAGCTGCGCCGGACCACGATGGCGCCGAGGGTGCGCGAGTTGGGAGACGCGTTGCGGCAGCGCACGATGCGCGCGCTGCGCATCGCCTTCCTCTCGTCGATGGTGCTGGAAATGCTCGCGACCCTCAGCGTCGCCTTGATCGCCGTCTCCATCGGCCTACGCCTGGTCTTCGGCGAAATGAGCCTCTACGCCGGCCTGGTCGCCCTGATCCTGGCTCCCGAGGTCTACCTCCCCCTCCGCACGGTCGGCGAACGTTTCCACGCCGCCCAAGACGGCATGGCCGCCGCCGACCGCGCCTTCGCCGTCCTCGAATCGAAGAACCCGGCAACCGATTCCGGGGAAGCGGCCGACTCAGCGGACGCAGCGAGGACTCGTGGCGATGCGGGTAGTGGGCAGGTTGGGGCTGGGGTTGTGGAGGTGCGGGGGTTAGCGGTGGGGACGCGTGGGGGGTTTGCGCCGGAGGGGTTGTCCGGGGTGTTTCGGCCGGGGGCGGTGACGGTGCTCGCCGGGCCCAATGGAAGTGGGAAATCTACGGCGGTGCAGGCGATTTTGGGCTTGATCGGGCCGGATCGGGGGGTGGTGACGGTCGATGGGGTGGATGTGCGGGAACTGGATTCGGCGTGGTGGTGGGGGCGGGTCGCTTGGCTGCCGCAGCGGCCCGTGTTGGTGCCCGGCACGCTGCGGGACAACCTCGAATTGTTCGGGGCACAGGCGGGGGCGCCGGTGGCGCACGGGGCGGCGAGGGTGCTGAGTGACCTCGAATCGGCATGTTTCGCAACAGGTTTCGATTCGGTGCTCGATGGGCTGCCGGACCGCTGGGACACCCTCGTCGGATTGGGTGGTGTGGGTCTCTCCCTCGGCCAGCGCCAACGGCTCGCGCTCACCAGAGTTCTTGCCGCGGATCGTCAGGTCCTGCTGCTCGACGAGCCCACCGCGCATCTCGACGCCGACAGCGAAGCCGCCGTCCTCGCGGCACTGCGCGAACGGGCACGCGCGGGCGCCACGGTCATCGTGGTCGGGCACCGGCCTACGATCCTGGCCGCCGCCGACCATGTCGTAATGGTCCGCGCGTCCACCGAAGCATTGACGGCGGCCGGGGGATGAGCAACGTGCGGCAGCGTCGCATCACGACCGGGATGACGGGCGTGCGCCGCCACGGCCTGTGGATCTTCGTGCTCGCGAACATGACCGGGGAAAACCAGGCAGCAGAGGACTTCTCGAAGGAGGGGTGGGGATGAAGGTCTCGCTGATGGAGGACTTGCGCCGGATGTGGGCCTTGCTGGAGTTGTCGCGGTGGCGCGTCATGGTCGCGGTGGGATGGGGTGTCCTGGCGCTCGGGAGCGGACTCGCATTGGCGGCATTGGCGGCCTGGTTGATCGCGCGGGCGTGGCAGATGCCGCCGGTGCTGGACCTGAGCATCGCGGTGGTCACCGTACGGGCACTGGGCATTTCGCGGGGGCTGTGCCGGTATCTGGAGCGGCTGGCCACCCACGATGTGGCGTTGCGGGCCATGACGACGGCGCGCACGACGGTGTATCGCACGCTGGCGCGATCGGATTTCTGGCTGCACCGGCCCACTCGGTCGAAAGAGGGTGCGGCCCAAGGACCGAACGCCACGGCGCTGCGTCGCGGTGACCTGCTCGTCCGCACGGGCAGCGATATCGACGATCTCGGCGCGGTGGTGGTGCGGGTCTTCGTCCCGGTCGCGGTGGCCGTTGTCCTTTCGCTCGTCGCGATCGGACTGCTCGCTGCCATCTCGGTGGCCGCAGCGGTCATTTTGGCTGCGGCACTGGCGCTTTCCGGCGGACTCGCGCCCTGGCTGTCGGCGCAGGCCGCCCGTGCCGCGGAACGTGCGGTGCGCGCGGACCGGGCCGAGTTCACCGCCCGATCACTGACCGTGCTCGAGCACGCGGCGGAACTGCGCGTCGCGGGCCGCCTCGATGCCGCGCTAGCCGCCGCGGCCGAAGCCTCGGCGCGAGCGGTCGCCGCCGAGGACAAAGCGGCGGCACGCAGCGCCTGGTCCGCGGCGGCCACGCCGCTCGCGATCGGGGCGAGTGTGCTCGGCGCCTTGCTGATCGGCATCACCGTCTACGGACCCGATGGCGGTGCGCCGGGCGCGATGACACCGATGGCGCTCACCATCCTGGTCCTGCTCCCGCTCTCGGCCTTCGAAGCGGTCGGCCCGCTCCCCGCCGCCGCCCAGGCATTGACCACGGCCCGCGCCGCCCTGCAGCGCCTGACCCAGCTCGACGGCATGTCCGCTGGGCATGCCGGCAAGGGCGGCGGCGCAGCGGAAGCCGAGCACGCGTCGGCGACCAGCGATCTGACCGCCGCGGCACCGCATTCCTTGTCGGCGCAGTCACTTTCGGAGCTCCCGGCCGGGCGTCGGATCGCCGTGGTCGGTCCGAGCGGCGCGGGCAAGACCACGCTGCTCATGCGGTGGGCCGGGCTGTTCGCTGTCGCGCGTCCCGGCGTCACCTTCTTCGCGGAGGACGCGCACCTGTTCGGCACGTCGGTGCTGGAGAACCTGCGCGTCGGTTGCGGCGACCTCACCGCAGCGGACGCGGAAAAGGCCTTGCGCACAGTGGGTCTCGGTGACTGGCTGGACGACCTCGCCGACGGCGTGCACACCGATCTGATCGGCGGCGCCGCGGCGGTGTCCGGCGGTCAGCGGCGCCGTATCCTGCTCGCCCGCGCGCTCGTGACGCCCGCGCGGGTGCTGCTGCTCGACGAACCCACCGAGCACCTGGAAGCCGAGGCGGGCGCGCAGCTGCTGCGCGAGCTGCTCGACGTCGAGAGCGGACTGGTCGAGCCCGACCGAACTGTGGTCGTCGTCACACATCAGCTCCCGGTGGACCACCGCGCCGACGTCATCGT
This genomic interval carries:
- a CDS encoding asparaginase, whose amino-acid sequence is MSVDLVEVVRSGFRECVHRGSAVILDPAGEPTLALGEVHLPIFPRSTNKPMQAITLLRHGFEPLDDAELAIATASHYGEPDHVALVRRLLDRFGFDEKALECPPDLPVDDKARAAVLSGPQEPRRIYMNCSGKHAAMLATCAINGWPTEGYLDVAHPLQQAVIATVADLTGEPETDLGIDGCGLPIIPVSLVNLARVFATMATAAPDAPERRVADAIRAHPRVISGTNAPDLLAMQATPGLVCKIGADGVHAGALPDGTAFAYKIDDGHDRARMPLTLAILHRIGVDWTDAHAELAAPAVLGGGARVGVIRAIPGVL
- a CDS encoding aminodeoxychorismate lyase produces the protein MVDRVLVSLDGAVRDADAPLVYADDIGLLRGDGIFETVLVRAGNPCAIEFHLGRLRRSAQALDLPEPELGRWRAAVERAAKEWGADREGVMRLVLTRGRDSELSGVAEKVTSGDLAAAVPVPTAYVLVLPVPDRVQKARTEGVAVVTLSRGISIDLAQAAPWQLLGAKTLSYASNMAALRFAARMGADDVIFTSTENRVLEGPRSSVVIARDKQLLTPPAKNGVLPGVTQRALFAEAEKAGWECTYKSLFTADLLTCDSIWLLSSISLAARVNSLDGLRMSAPDNAAEIIELVDRGIERAGAIGDW
- a CDS encoding MOSC domain-containing protein, producing the protein MRSGDTGEVLAVCVVHAEIEVPTRVGRSAIDKRPRPGRVPVRALGLDGDHVCDTDHHGGVHQAVYAYADEDARRWAGELGRELPVGWFGENLRISGLPISDAVFGARLSIGDTLLEVSAPRVPCATFQHWSGQAQWVKRFTLRSDTGAYFRVLTEGTIGAGDTVTVRHVPEHGVTVRDLFTGHDPELLAILLAAEPTISDDVRMQIERHTRRHANAERRRASLATDTGVADRHAVELDTGAQL
- the cydC gene encoding thiol reductant ABC exporter subunit CydC; this translates as MKVSLMEDLRRMWALLELSRWRVMVAVGWGVLALGSGLALAALAAWLIARAWQMPPVLDLSIAVVTVRALGISRGLCRYLERLATHDVALRAMTTARTTVYRTLARSDFWLHRPTRSKEGAAQGPNATALRRGDLLVRTGSDIDDLGAVVVRVFVPVAVAVVLSLVAIGLLAAISVAAAVILAAALALSGGLAPWLSAQAARAAERAVRADRAEFTARSLTVLEHAAELRVAGRLDAALAAAAEASARAVAAEDKAAARSAWSAAATPLAIGASVLGALLIGITVYGPDGGAPGAMTPMALTILVLLPLSAFEAVGPLPAAAQALTTARAALQRLTQLDGMSAGHAGKGGGAAEAEHASATSDLTAAAPHSLSAQSLSELPAGRRIAVVGPSGAGKTTLLMRWAGLFAVARPGVTFFAEDAHLFGTSVLENLRVGCGDLTAADAEKALRTVGLGDWLDDLADGVHTDLIGGAAAVSGGQRRRILLARALVTPARVLLLDEPTEHLEAEAGAQLLRELLDVESGLVEPDRTVVVVTHQLPVDHRADVIVQVDASGQVTTHFPDRTGPVCAHGEIPLPTR
- a CDS encoding DUF3073 domain-containing protein, with the translated sequence MGRGRAKAKQTKVARELKYSSPPSDFASLQRELSGSPNSQRSGVLSDEHNADESSTRWEEDDYDDWRR
- the cydB gene encoding cytochrome d ubiquinol oxidase subunit II; amino-acid sequence: MSLQEFWFVLIGVLFTGYFVLEGFDFGVGMLMPILGKGSDTRRRVVLNTIGPVWDGNEVWVITAGGAMFAAFPEWYASLFSGFYLALLLLLVALILRICAIEYRGKIDDPRWRARCDLGIGIGSWIPAFAWGWVFANVVRGVPLNEKKQFAGSVWDLLGPYALLGGLTTGLLFALHGAVFLGLKTGGEVRSDAQRTAKLLLAPAAAVVGGFGVWTQLAYGTGWTWIALGLAVFGLVAASVAVYADRDGWAFTGTAVTVAAATALLFGSLFPNVLPSTIDAAFDLTIHNASSTPYTLKVMSWAAVVVTPVVLLYQGWTYWVFRKRITVDHIPAPIGLSLKD
- a CDS encoding ABC transporter ATP-binding protein/permease, with amino-acid sequence MARPPVDPRLWRYARSARRYLVLSVLLSLAITGSIVVAAVLLARVLAGVITEPGQRTLGAWGTEMLLLAVVIGIRVLATWWQARLGHRAGAGVVAELETAVLIAGARLPPRELETRRTELAVVVGTGLSGLRGYLTGYLPALLLAVLVPPIVLAVIAVHDPISGLIVVVTLPLIPIFMILIGLLTKGRAEATLAATTRLSGQLLDLFAGMPTLRALGRETGSGGTGSGEVKLDAAQLRRTTMAPRVRELGDALRQRTMRALRIAFLSSMVLEMLATLSVALIAVSIGLRLVFGEMSLYAGLVALILAPEVYLPLRTVGERFHAAQDGMAAADRAFAVLESKNPATDSGEAADSADAARTRGDAGSGQVGAGVVEVRGLAVGTRGGFAPEGLSGVFRPGAVTVLAGPNGSGKSTAVQAILGLIGPDRGVVTVDGVDVRELDSAWWWGRVAWLPQRPVLVPGTLRDNLELFGAQAGAPVAHGAARVLSDLESACFATGFDSVLDGLPDRWDTLVGLGGVGLSLGQRQRLALTRVLAADRQVLLLDEPTAHLDADSEAAVLAALRERARAGATVIVVGHRPTILAAADHVVMVRASTEALTAAGG
- a CDS encoding cytochrome ubiquinol oxidase subunit I, producing the protein MNALDISRWQFGITTVYHFLLVPLTIGLAPLVAAMQTAWVITGKEHWLRLTKFFGKLFLINFALGVATGIVQEFQFGMNWSEYSRFVGDVFGAPLALEGLVAFFMESTFLGLWIFGWSRLPKLAHLAAIWMVAIGVNASAYFIVAANSFMQHPVGARFNPETGRAELESIVAVLTNNTLLAAFPHVVAGSFATAGTFVAGIAGWWMVRKARTGDAAEIAEARGMWRPAALVGIWVMLISLGALFITGDTQGKLMFEQQPMKMASAESLCHTATDPDFSILTVGTHNNCDSVVHVLEVPGVLPYLAKGKFSDVTLPGVVDLQQEYNAKFGVGDYRPNLFVTYWSFRAMIGLAAGSALLALAGLWLTRRGRVPNQRWFGWLSLLAIPTPFLANSAGWVFTEMGRQPWVVAPNPTGDPNLRLTVQQGVSDHSPGVVLFSLITFTLLYGALAVVWFYLMRRYVVHGPDRPAASPPTGSGPDKPAGPAGGSGEEPAVEQLSFAY
- a CDS encoding YgfZ/GcvT domain-containing protein: MSVVVAPSPVLTTAGAVAGAPGSPDAAVAWHYGDPLGEQRTAVRRAAVVDRSHRFVLSIAGAERLTWLHTITSQHIAALTEGQSAESLDLDLNGRVLNHFVLTELDGTVWIDTEGDRGPALLEFLRKMVFWADAQPVESEHAVLSLLGPQAPEVLAALGITTVPGVYEAVALPGGGFVRRMPWPSADSFDLLIPRAELADRWRLLTEAGAAPAGMWAFEALRVAAVRPRLGLDTDERTIPHEARWIGGVAEHGAVHLDKGCYRGQETVARVHNLGKPPRHLVLLHLDGSADERPAPGDDVTAGGRAVGRLGTVIDHYELGPIALALIKRTIPVDAQLTAGPTAASIDPDSVPADDAPQAGRLAVDRLRGR